In Diaphorobacter ruginosibacter, the genomic stretch TCAATGCCTTTGCCGAGCGTGCAAAGCAGGGTGGCACGCAGGTCGTGGTGGCCTCCGGCGCCGACTCCGAACTGGGCCGCAAGCGCACCGCCGTACAGCAGCTGATCGCCGCATACCGCAATGTGGGCCAGCGTTGGGCCGATCTCGACCCGCTCAAGCGCACCGAGCGCCCCGAAATTCCCGAGCTGGAGCCATCTTTCTACGGCTTCACCGACGCCGACCAGGAAACCGTGTTCAACACCAGCAACACGTTCTTCGGCAAGGAAACCATGACCCTGCGCGAGCTGATGAATGCTCTGCGCGAAACCTACTGCGGCACGATCGGCGCCGAGTACATGTATGCCACCGACCAGAACCAGAAGCGCTGGTGGCAGCAGAAGCTGGAGTCGATCCGCAGCAAGCCGAGCTTCGACGCAGCCAAGAAGAAGCGCATTCTTGATCGCCTGACCGCAGCCGAAGGCCTCGAGCGCTACCTGCACACCAAGTATGTCGGTCAGAAGCGCTTCTCGCTGGAAGGCGGCGAGTCGTTCATCGCGGCGATGGACGAGCTGATCAATGCAGCCGGCCAGAAGGGCATCCAGGAAGTCGTGATCGGCATGGCCCACCGCGGCCGTCTGAACGTGCTGGTGAACACGCTGGGCAAGATGCCCAAGGACCTGTTCGCCGAATTCGACCACACCGCTCCCGAAGATCTGCCATCGGGCGACGTGAAGTACCACCAGGGCTTCAGCTCCGACGTGACGACGGCCGGCGGCCCGGTTCACCTGTCGCTGGCGTTCAATCCCTCGCACCTGGAAATCGTGAACCCGGTGGTCGAAGGCTCCGTGCGCTCGCGCATGGACCGTCGCGCCGATCCGCGCGGCAAGCAGGTGCTGCCGGTGCTGGTGCACGGCGACGCGGCCTTTGCAGGCCAGGGCGTGAACCAGGAAACCCTGGCACTGGCCCAGACCCGTGGCTACTCCACGGGCGGCACGGTGCACATCATCATCAACAACCAGATCGGTTTCACCACCTCCGATCCACGCGACGCACGCTCGACGCTGTACTGCACCGACATCGTGAAGATGATCGAGTCGCCCGTGCTGCACGTGAACGGTGACGATCCGGAAGCGGTCGCGCTGGCCACCCAGCTCGCCCTGGAATTCCGCATGGAGTTCGACAAGGACGTGGTCGTCGACATCATCTGCTTCCGCAAGCTGGGCCACAACGAGCAGGACACTCCTGCGCTGACCCAGCCGCTGATGTACAAGAAGATTGGCGCCCACCCCGGCACCCGCAAGCTGTACGCCGACAAGCTGGCCACGCAAGGCCTTGGCGAAACGTTGGGCGACGACATGGTCAAGGCCTACCGCGCCGCCATGGACGAAGGCAAGCACACCATGGATCCGGTGCTCACCAACTTCAAGAGCAAGTACGCGGTGGACTGGAGCCCGTTCCTGAACCAGAAGTGGACGGACGCCGGCGACACGGCGATCCCGCTGACGGAGTGGAAGCGCCTGGCCGAGAAGATCACCACGATTCCCGAAGGCGTGACGCCTCACGCGCTCGTGAAGAAGGTCTACGACGACCGTGCGGCCATGGGCCGTGGCGAGATCAACGTCGACTGGGGCATGGGCGAGCACATGGCTTTCGCATCGCTGGTGGCGTCGGGCTACCCCGTGCGCCTGTCAGGTGAGGACTGCGGCCGTGGCACGTTCACGCACCGCCATGCCGTGATCCACGACCAGAAGCGCGAGAAGTGGAGCGAAGGCACCTACATTCCGCTGCAGAACGTCGCCGAGAACCAGGCTCCGTTCGTCGTGATCGACTCCATCCTGTCCGAAGAAGCCGTTCTGGCCTTCGAATACGGCTACGCGTCGAACGACCCCAACACGCTGGTGATCTGGGAAGCCCAGTTCGGCGACTTCGCCAACGGCGCCCAAGTCGTGATCGACCAGTTCATTGCTTCCGGCGAAGTGAAGTGGGGCCGTGTCAACGGCCTGACGCTGATGCTGCCGCACGGCTATGAAGGCCAGGGCCCGGAGCACAGCTCTGCGCGCCTCGAGCGCTTCATGCAGCTGGCTGCCGATACCAACATGCAGATCGTGCAGCCGACCACGGCCAGCCAGATCTTCCACGTGCTGCGCCGCCAGCAGGTTCGCAACCTGCGCAAGCCGCTCGTGATCATGACGCCGAAGTCGCTGCTGCGTAACAAGGATGCTACGTCGCCGCTCACCGAATTCACCAAGGGTTCGTTCCACACGGTGCTGCCGGAGCAGGATGACGCCGTGGTCAAGAACGCGGCCAAGGTCAAGCGCATCGTCGCCTGCTCGGGCAAGGTGTACTACGACCTCGTGAAGAAGCGCACGGAAGCCAAGATCGACGATGTGGCCATCATCCGTGTCGAGCAGCTGTATCCGTTCCCGCACAAGGCTTTCGCTGCCGAAGTGAAGAAGTACAGCAACGCGACTGAAATCGTTTGGTGCCAGGACGAGCCGCAGAACCAGGGCGCCTGGTTCTTCATCCAGCACAACATCCACGAGAACATGCTCGATGGCCAGAAGCTGGGCTACTCCGGCCGTGCGGCTTCGGCATCGCCTGCCGTGGGCTACTCGCACCTGCACCAGGAGCAGCAGAAGGCGCTGGTCGACGGCGCGTTTGGCAAGCTCAAGGGTTTTGTCCTGACCAAGTAAGGCTGGAAACCCGCTCATTACCCATCAGTACAAAACACGAATTGGAAAAGAAAAATGGCTATTGTTGACGTCAAAGTTCCGCAGCTCTCCGAGTCCATCACGGAAGCCACCATGCTCAACTGGAAGAAGAAGGCTGGTGAGGCAGTTGCTGTGGATGAAATCCTCATCGAGATCGAAACCGACAAGGTCGTGCTCGAAGTGCCTGCTCCCTCGGCCGGCGTGCTGACCGAGATCCTGCAAGGCGACGGTGCAACCGTCACCGCAGAACAGGTCATCGCCAAGATCGACACCGAAGCCGTGGCCGGCGCTGCCGCGCCTGCTGCTGCAGCTCCCGCAGCCGCTGCCTCTGCACCCGCCGCCGCTCCCGTGGCAGCTGCTGCAGCAAGCAACAACAGCAAGGCTGGCGTGGCCATGCCTGCTGCTGCCAAGATCCTGGCCGATAACAACCTGTCCGCCGCGAACGTGGCTGGCACGGGCAAGGATGGTCGCGTGACCAAGGGCGATGCGCTGTCCGCCATCAAGGGTGGCGCCGCCATCCCGACGGGTGTTCCGACAGCGGCTCTGCCGCAGGTCGCAGCGCCTGCCGGAAAGCAGGACCTGGGCGATCGCCCTGAGCAGCGCGTGCCGATGACACGCCTGCGTGCCCGTATCGCCGAGCGCCTGCTGCAATCGCAAGCCACCAATGCCATCCTGACCACGTTCAACGAAGTGAACATGGCTCCCGTGATGGACATGCGCAAGAAGTTCCAGGACCAGTTCGTCAAGGAACACGGCGTGAAGCTGGGCTTCATGTCCTTCTTCGTGAAGGCTGCAGTGCACGCACTGAAGAAGTTCCCCGCGGTGAATGCCTCGATCGACGGCAACGACATCGTCTACCACGGCTACTTCGATATCGGCATCGCAGTGAGCTCGCCTCGCGGCCTGGTGGTGCCTATCCTGCGCAACGTCGACCAGATGAGCTTCGCAGACATCGAGAAGAAGATCGCCGAATTCGGTCAGAAGGCCAAGGACGGCAAGCTGGGCATCGAAGAGCTGACCGGCGGTACGTTCTCGATCTCCAACGGTGGCACTTTCGGCTCGATGATGTCCACTCCCATCATCAACCCGCCTCAGTCCGCCATCCTCGGCGTGCACGCCACCAAGGACCGTGCCGTGGTGGAGAACGGCCAGATCGTGATCCGCCCGATGAACTACCTGGCCATGTCCTATGACCACCGCATCATCGACGGCCGCGAAGCCGTGCTGAGCCTGGTTGCCATGAAGGACGCGCTGGAAGACCCAAGCCGCCTGCTGTTCGACCTGTAATCGCCGCAGATCGAAATTAGACGAAACCCACCACCAAAAGCGGTGGGTTTTTTTCCAATCAAGCAGAGAAAGATTCAAATCATGAGCAAGCAAT encodes the following:
- the odhB gene encoding 2-oxoglutarate dehydrogenase complex dihydrolipoyllysine-residue succinyltransferase, coding for MAIVDVKVPQLSESITEATMLNWKKKAGEAVAVDEILIEIETDKVVLEVPAPSAGVLTEILQGDGATVTAEQVIAKIDTEAVAGAAAPAAAAPAAAASAPAAAPVAAAAASNNSKAGVAMPAAAKILADNNLSAANVAGTGKDGRVTKGDALSAIKGGAAIPTGVPTAALPQVAAPAGKQDLGDRPEQRVPMTRLRARIAERLLQSQATNAILTTFNEVNMAPVMDMRKKFQDQFVKEHGVKLGFMSFFVKAAVHALKKFPAVNASIDGNDIVYHGYFDIGIAVSSPRGLVVPILRNVDQMSFADIEKKIAEFGQKAKDGKLGIEELTGGTFSISNGGTFGSMMSTPIINPPQSAILGVHATKDRAVVENGQIVIRPMNYLAMSYDHRIIDGREAVLSLVAMKDALEDPSRLLFDL
- a CDS encoding 2-oxoglutarate dehydrogenase E1 component, producing the protein MSEPTSVYKAYQGNTYLFGGNAPYVEEMYESYLANPGSVPDNWREYFDALQHVPAVDGSDAKDVPHLPVINAFAERAKQGGTQVVVASGADSELGRKRTAVQQLIAAYRNVGQRWADLDPLKRTERPEIPELEPSFYGFTDADQETVFNTSNTFFGKETMTLRELMNALRETYCGTIGAEYMYATDQNQKRWWQQKLESIRSKPSFDAAKKKRILDRLTAAEGLERYLHTKYVGQKRFSLEGGESFIAAMDELINAAGQKGIQEVVIGMAHRGRLNVLVNTLGKMPKDLFAEFDHTAPEDLPSGDVKYHQGFSSDVTTAGGPVHLSLAFNPSHLEIVNPVVEGSVRSRMDRRADPRGKQVLPVLVHGDAAFAGQGVNQETLALAQTRGYSTGGTVHIIINNQIGFTTSDPRDARSTLYCTDIVKMIESPVLHVNGDDPEAVALATQLALEFRMEFDKDVVVDIICFRKLGHNEQDTPALTQPLMYKKIGAHPGTRKLYADKLATQGLGETLGDDMVKAYRAAMDEGKHTMDPVLTNFKSKYAVDWSPFLNQKWTDAGDTAIPLTEWKRLAEKITTIPEGVTPHALVKKVYDDRAAMGRGEINVDWGMGEHMAFASLVASGYPVRLSGEDCGRGTFTHRHAVIHDQKREKWSEGTYIPLQNVAENQAPFVVIDSILSEEAVLAFEYGYASNDPNTLVIWEAQFGDFANGAQVVIDQFIASGEVKWGRVNGLTLMLPHGYEGQGPEHSSARLERFMQLAADTNMQIVQPTTASQIFHVLRRQQVRNLRKPLVIMTPKSLLRNKDATSPLTEFTKGSFHTVLPEQDDAVVKNAAKVKRIVACSGKVYYDLVKKRTEAKIDDVAIIRVEQLYPFPHKAFAAEVKKYSNATEIVWCQDEPQNQGAWFFIQHNIHENMLDGQKLGYSGRAASASPAVGYSHLHQEQQKALVDGAFGKLKGFVLTK